One window from the genome of Borrelia puertoricensis encodes:
- a CDS encoding DUF228 domain-containing protein, which yields MSSVTELVNKYEEQAKKLKKLMKNPSNDGCVFSNTTDFRDKNLHFSNSGGTLTSKHDKLENYFFKGYPYKRGVKRVVDPHYEPHVEAGGEDDLYGICIDVDEFTSTATVIPITNRFQGYLVAKDNSIKEKDKLKFNSNGQVEKNTSSNNKINAVALSNSIEIDSTDNLYIVHVAVYGNKGKPS from the coding sequence GTGTCAAGTGTAACTGAGTTAGTAAATAAATATGAAGAACAAGCTAAAAAACTAAAAAAGCTAATGAAGAATCCTAGCAATGATGGTTGTGTCTTTAGTAACACTACTGATTTTAGAGATAAGAATTTACATTTTAGTAATTCTGGCGGGACTCTAACTAGTAAGCATGACAAGTTAGAGAATTACTTCTTTAAAGGCTATCCATACAAAAGAGGAGTAAAACGTGTTGTAGATCCACACTATGAACCACATGTTGAAGCTGGAGGTGAGGATGACCTTTATGGAATATGCATAGATGTTGATGAATTTACTAGTACCGCAACAGTAATTCCTATTACAAATAGATTTCAAGGGTATCTTGTAGCTAAAGATAATTCTATTAAGGAAAAAGATAAGCTTAAATTTAACTCAAATGGACAAGTTGAAAAGAATACTTCAAGTAATAACAAAATTAATGCAGTAGCATTGTCAAATTCAATCGAAATTGATAGTACGGATAACCTTTACATAGTACATGTGGCTGTTTATGGTAATAAAGGTAAGCCAAGTTAA
- a CDS encoding DUF228 domain-containing protein → MVSREDHQDPNLIPNVKHESVDSDIYSQMDDTEVIQVLKQQLEQEQEASMQDDSTKVRRRGKRHAAVLETDQGKTLKEYLLKLRKYSKSFDDESPVFKAKTGFRDKNLTFDAICQSVSSSTDKLEEYPSLGFPYKRAVKLKIETSKSDEVQVEVSDGKNMYGICIDIDENTNVATVIPITDNFEGYVVSGSSSGIAIGDRLDFNSNGEVIKASSTSSVSINAIALSNIFTLHLTDENDKRGQEDYKLYLVKISLYGNKAIS, encoded by the coding sequence ATGGTGAGTAGAGAAGATCATCAAGATCCAAACTTAATACCAAATGTTAAGCATGAATCGGTTGATTCTGATATTTATTCTCAAATGGATGATACTGAAGTTATCCAGGTTTTAAAACAACAACTAGAACAAGAACAAGAAGCATCCATGCAAGATGATTCTACAAAAGTTAGGCGAAGAGGTAAGAGACATGCAGCAGTACTAGAGACAGACCAAGGTAAGACGCTTAAAGAATATTTGTTAAAATTGCGAAAATACTCTAAAAGTTTTGATGATGAGTCACCTGTTTTTAAAGCCAAGACTGGATTTAGAGATAAAAATTTAACATTTGATGCTATATGTCAATCTGTATCAAGTAGCACAGATAAATTAGAAGAATACCCATCTTTAGGATTTCCATACAAACGTGCTGTTAAATTAAAAATTGAAACAAGTAAATCTGATGAAGTGCAAGTAGAAGTTTCTGATGGCAAGAATATGTATGGAATATGCATTGATATAGATGAGAATACTAATGTGGCAACGGTAATACCAATAACTGATAATTTTGAGGGTTACGTTGTATCTGGAAGCTCAAGTGGGATTGCAATAGGTGATAGATTAGATTTCAATTCAAATGGAGAAGTGATTAAAGCATCTAGTACCTCATCAGTTTCAATTAACGCAATTGCACTAAGTAACATATTTACATTACACCTTACTGATGAGAATGATAAGCGAGGGCAAGAAGATTATAAATTGTATTTAGTAAAGATATCTCTTTATGGTAATAAGGCAATTTCTTAA
- a CDS encoding DUF228 domain-containing protein: MSQTITQIREEYLKKVEEIQDLMKNPNRDAGLFHVDIGFKDKGIHFANQGGTISSSVDRLENYPIKGYPYKRGVKLSFEDGYEPCVEAGGGSDLYGICIDIDEFTGTATVIPITNNFTGYLVVKKSSQSSITPGVKVKFDTNGEIENDSGSGSRVINGTALSKAFKINENLYIALVSIFGNRGID, translated from the coding sequence ATGTCACAGACTATAACACAGATTAGAGAAGAATACTTAAAGAAAGTAGAAGAAATACAAGACCTAATGAAGAACCCAAATAGAGATGCTGGTCTATTTCATGTAGATATAGGTTTTAAAGATAAAGGAATACACTTTGCAAATCAAGGTGGGACTATATCCAGCAGTGTTGATAGGTTAGAAAATTATCCAATTAAGGGATATCCATACAAGAGAGGAGTAAAGTTATCTTTTGAGGATGGTTATGAACCTTGTGTTGAGGCTGGGGGTGGTTCTGACCTTTATGGAATATGCATTGATATTGATGAGTTTACTGGGACCGCAACAGTAATTCCTATTACAAATAATTTTACTGGATATTTAGTAGTAAAGAAGAGTAGTCAATCTTCAATTACACCAGGTGTCAAAGTTAAATTTGATACTAATGGAGAGATTGAAAATGACAGCGGTTCAGGTTCTCGTGTTATTAATGGTACTGCCTTATCAAAGGCATTTAAAATTAATGAAAACCTGTACATAGCACTTGTAAGTATATTTGGGAATCGAGGGATTGATTAA
- a CDS encoding DUF1357 family protein, whose amino-acid sequence MNQNIQENIDSTQNDGLAKSVEDNLEGSNGITLSLKEYKEYEEYKAYKAAKESEDKNLSINEMISKELADSQVRLEEENRLLSEATRINEIDTLARKHLSSHFNKETLLARGYSLKDIIQAQRRELVRKYVPVDDIQAIANVREVQHLDGKVLEQLVNLAKSNIRKRTRSTTSSSPKGEIKLDLVNEDISILNSNFSPQNFDEFSISIANGYKDMRHEFYKLKSQKAA is encoded by the coding sequence ATGAATCAAAACATACAAGAAAATATAGATAGCACACAAAATGATGGCTTAGCTAAGAGTGTAGAGGATAACTTGGAGGGTAGCAATGGTATTACTTTAAGTTTAAAAGAATATAAGGAATATGAAGAATATAAAGCGTACAAAGCAGCAAAAGAATCTGAAGATAAGAATTTAAGTATTAATGAGATGATATCAAAAGAGCTTGCTGATTCACAAGTGCGCTTGGAAGAAGAAAATAGATTACTCAGTGAAGCTACTCGTATTAATGAGATTGATACTTTAGCACGTAAACATTTAAGTTCACATTTCAATAAAGAGACACTTCTTGCTAGGGGATACTCACTGAAAGATATAATACAAGCACAACGTAGGGAACTTGTTAGGAAATATGTACCGGTTGATGATATTCAAGCTATTGCTAATGTAAGGGAAGTACAACATTTAGATGGAAAAGTACTTGAACAACTTGTAAACCTTGCTAAATCAAATATAAGAAAAAGAACTCGCTCTACTACTAGTTCCAGTCCAAAAGGGGAGATTAAACTTGACTTGGTAAATGAGGATATATCCATATTAAATTCTAACTTTAGTCCCCAAAACTTTGATGAATTTAGTATTTCTATTGCAAATGGTTATAAAGACATGAGACATGAGTTTTATAAGCTTAAAAGTCAAAAAGCTGCTTAA
- a CDS encoding anti-CBASS protein Acb1 family protein, with protein sequence MFFRNYISNVAEDTLKNGITLNSINTVININDALEALKIELKTALLQCLISYRFNGVGYILVKTADALEDLHLSVNRELPTGFMYLDYNSVRDEGPDFTYITYNFKVNTDEKVSYREVKIHKSRVIIHSNYDYILKAYSPCYTQSFLLNIYLFEEIYKEIERRIGQHNFLFYKDESLATLQDALSDATNSLELLTKGVNYKPSIFSNLFKRNVDEEQSHINTLKSVNRDLERELSKLISNINNNGIFYSGTPDASLEVIKYDLTYLKEALALVKAKIGADTKEPLTRSFNEQTKGLGNDGKGDRSNYYDFLKSVQEELEISCNSKLVKHYHLDMRFNSLYVLTEEEKYESDMRLIELALKYKELELSKTLSTRELNVLKHKLFFYEG encoded by the coding sequence ATATTTTTTAGAAACTACATTTCAAATGTAGCAGAAGATACTCTTAAGAATGGAATCACCTTAAATAGTATTAATACTGTTATTAATATTAATGATGCTTTAGAAGCCTTAAAAATAGAGTTAAAGACAGCATTATTGCAGTGCCTAATTAGTTACCGTTTTAATGGTGTTGGATACATTTTAGTTAAAACTGCTGACGCTTTAGAAGATTTACACTTAAGCGTGAACCGAGAACTTCCTACTGGATTTATGTATCTTGACTATAACAGCGTTCGCGATGAGGGGCCTGACTTTACTTATATAACATACAATTTCAAAGTAAATACAGATGAGAAGGTATCTTATAGAGAAGTAAAGATTCATAAGAGTAGGGTAATCATACACTCTAATTATGATTATATACTTAAAGCCTACAGTCCATGTTATACGCAAAGTTTTTTGCTTAATATATATCTTTTTGAAGAAATATATAAAGAAATAGAGCGGCGAATAGGGCAACATAACTTTTTATTCTACAAAGATGAATCATTAGCAACATTACAAGATGCCTTAAGTGATGCTACAAACTCATTAGAGCTTTTAACTAAGGGTGTTAATTATAAGCCAAGCATATTTTCTAACCTGTTTAAAAGAAATGTAGATGAAGAGCAAAGTCATATAAACACACTTAAGAGTGTAAATAGAGATTTAGAGCGAGAGCTCTCTAAACTTATATCTAACATAAATAATAATGGTATTTTTTACAGTGGCACACCAGATGCGTCACTTGAAGTTATTAAGTATGACTTAACCTATTTAAAGGAAGCATTAGCCTTAGTAAAGGCAAAGATTGGTGCTGACACAAAAGAGCCATTAACTAGAAGCTTTAATGAACAAACCAAGGGGCTTGGGAATGATGGTAAAGGTGATAGGTCTAATTATTATGACTTTTTAAAAAGTGTTCAAGAAGAGTTAGAGATTAGTTGTAATAGTAAACTTGTTAAACATTATCATTTAGACATGAGATTTAATTCACTTTATGTACTAACTGAAGAAGAAAAGTATGAGAGTGATATGCGACTTATAGAATTAGCCCTTAAATATAAGGAATTGGAGTTAAGTAAAACATTAAGCACAAGAGAACTTAATGTTTTAAAGCATAAATTATTTTTTTATGAAGGTTAA
- the bdr gene encoding Bdr family repetitive protein, producing MGLAQPVITQQMVIAELTKAGIKRDIAIDLSYRYYRNELTYKDIEFLKENFDIKLEKVESLLQADIRDLDNKIDNVRSELKSDIKDLDNKFDTKFNELNTKIDTKFNELDKKIDTVENNLNTKIDTVENNFNLKLEKVEALLQSEIKSVKTELDNKIDTKFNELDNKIDNVRTELKSDIKDLDNKLKLHGWMFGTLITLNIGIFLALMSLLVK from the coding sequence ATGGGACTTGCGCAGCCTGTTATTACTCAGCAAATGGTTATAGCTGAACTTACTAAAGCCGGTATTAAAAGAGATATTGCTATTGATCTCTCTTATAGGTATTATCGTAATGAACTGACTTATAAAGATATTGAATTCTTAAAAGAAAACTTTGATATTAAACTTGAAAAGGTAGAATCACTCTTACAAGCTGATATTAGAGACCTGGATAATAAAATTGATAACGTTAGAAGTGAATTAAAATCTGATATTAAAGATCTCGATAATAAATTCGATACCAAATTTAATGAACTTAATACCAAAATAGATACTAAATTTAATGAACTCGATAAAAAAATAGACACCGTTGAGAATAATCTTAACACCAAAATAGACACTGTAGAGAATAACTTTAACCTTAAGCTTGAAAAAGTTGAAGCTCTCTTACAATCTGAGATTAAATCTGTCAAAACCGAACTTGATAATAAGATTGATACCAAATTCAATGAACTTGATAACAAAATTGACAATGTTAGAACTGAACTGAAATCAGATATTAAGGACCTCGATAATAAACTTAAACTTCATGGTTGGATGTTTGGAACTCTTATTACCCTTAATATAGGAATATTCTTAGCATTAATGTCATTATTAGTAAAGTAA
- a CDS encoding PBSX family phage terminase large subunit, whose amino-acid sequence MDIYKLPLFKEMQREYKRSFDIDITSFIKPKNIIIDFKGFESKYLTKKQLKVVRNIEKNNQSKIILSGGIASGKTFLACYLYLKMLIKNRHLYRQDTNNFIIGNSQKSLKVNVLGQFEKIASMLKIPFRPKFSNTSYFEIDSLKVNLYGGDKVSDFERFRGSNSALIYVNEATTLHKETLIECLKRLRVGMQSIIFDTNPDSPEHFFKLDYIDNTKIYSTYNFTTYDNELIAREFIKNQEEIYRDIPTYKARVLLGEWVPSCDAIFTNVNLTSKHEFISPIAYLDPAYSIGGDNTALCVLERVDQSYYAFIFQEKLPVGDPKMLNTIKTILTNLNVHKLYVEDRDNVSGHGNVTKTFLKLRAGMSHKFKIAPIKPISNKFTRIATLIEPFATSKLSIMDYSSKSAISDIYKYKGDGKSDDDSLDSLSASYMLLTLSMRTLRAHFTKIRFL is encoded by the coding sequence GTGGATATATACAAGCTACCGTTATTTAAAGAGATGCAAAGAGAATATAAACGTTCATTTGATATTGATATTACGTCTTTTATTAAACCGAAGAATATAATAATTGATTTTAAAGGGTTTGAGAGTAAATATTTAACTAAAAAACAACTTAAAGTAGTACGTAATATCGAGAAGAATAATCAAAGTAAAATTATCCTATCAGGTGGTATTGCAAGTGGAAAAACATTTTTAGCTTGTTATTTATATCTAAAGATGCTCATTAAGAATAGGCATCTATACAGGCAAGATACTAATAATTTTATAATAGGAAATTCACAAAAATCATTAAAGGTTAATGTTTTAGGGCAGTTTGAAAAGATTGCTAGTATGCTTAAAATACCCTTTAGGCCAAAATTTTCTAATACATCATATTTTGAAATAGACTCACTAAAAGTTAATCTGTATGGTGGTGATAAGGTAAGTGATTTTGAGCGGTTTAGAGGCTCTAATTCGGCGCTTATTTACGTTAATGAAGCTACTACACTGCATAAAGAAACATTAATAGAATGTTTAAAAAGGCTTAGAGTAGGAATGCAGTCAATTATATTTGATACCAATCCTGATAGCCCGGAGCATTTCTTTAAGCTTGATTATATTGATAATACAAAAATTTACTCTACATATAACTTTACAACATATGATAATGAATTAATTGCTAGAGAATTTATTAAAAACCAAGAAGAGATTTACAGGGACATTCCAACATATAAAGCAAGGGTTTTACTTGGAGAATGGGTCCCGTCCTGTGATGCGATATTTACTAATGTTAATCTTACAAGTAAGCATGAATTTATATCCCCAATAGCATATTTAGATCCTGCATATAGTATAGGAGGAGATAATACAGCGCTTTGTGTTTTGGAGCGAGTAGATCAAAGTTATTATGCATTTATTTTTCAAGAAAAGTTACCAGTAGGTGATCCTAAGATGTTAAATACAATTAAAACTATACTTACAAATCTTAATGTACACAAACTATATGTTGAAGATAGGGATAACGTTTCTGGGCATGGGAATGTGACTAAAACGTTTCTTAAACTTAGGGCGGGTATGAGTCATAAGTTTAAAATTGCTCCAATTAAACCTATAAGTAATAAATTTACTAGAATTGCTACATTAATAGAGCCATTTGCAACTTCTAAACTTAGTATTATGGATTATTCAAGTAAATCAGCTATATCTGATATTTATAAGTACAAAGGAGATGGTAAGAGTGATGATGATTCATTAGATAGCCTATCAGCATCATATATGTTATTGACCCTAAGTATGCGTACCCTCAGAGCACATTTTACTAAAATAAGGTTCCTATAA
- a CDS encoding DUF603 domain-containing protein, protein MCKEKKSFDDYVMYFNEGKLNDTGIARELGVSRANVCKMRRKWERREIDNMESSNKLTISEDTLTNILIRASESNAQASNLKSQFNIAKSTLGLKFINSFNRYLKLELKSYNQKIEILESQILHLKENIDTKDNEELNYKILELDNVRRKKEIQEMDLIYQVMVKLKATDLDLQSKFKI, encoded by the coding sequence ATGTGTAAAGAAAAGAAGTCGTTTGATGATTATGTTATGTATTTTAATGAAGGAAAGCTTAATGATACAGGTATTGCAAGAGAGCTTGGAGTTAGTCGTGCTAATGTGTGTAAAATGAGGCGAAAATGGGAAAGAAGAGAAATTGACAATATGGAAAGTTCTAATAAATTAACAATAAGTGAAGATACACTAACTAATATTTTAATTCGGGCATCTGAGAGTAATGCGCAAGCAAGCAATCTTAAGAGTCAATTTAATATTGCTAAGAGTACATTGGGACTTAAATTTATTAATTCATTCAATAGATATTTAAAGTTAGAGCTTAAATCTTATAATCAAAAGATAGAAATATTAGAGAGCCAGATTCTTCATCTTAAGGAGAATATTGACACAAAAGATAATGAAGAGCTTAATTATAAGATATTAGAACTTGATAATGTGAGAAGAAAGAAAGAGATACAAGAAATGGATTTGATTTATCAGGTAATGGTTAAATTAAAAGCCACTGATCTTGATTTACAAAGTAAATTTAAGATTTAA
- a CDS encoding Mlp family lipoprotein produces the protein MKKYIKLTILCSSLLLYCCSGHELSMVPKNTVFTSNPKNNHFTNLQEGNKEERNSEEKPKEVITLTDDEQHKFNIFNFSLNLYINKNVSDTSPEHPAYQEFKDKIKKYKNFLNWISKDIQKQKELANAFTTVYNILKSKKEKYTNLTANDITLEQYITDDINKNLDPSLTDPNHSDISNLFNHIEPNLYLSPETDNNKILKLFKEGLINKSYSLNATLRW, from the coding sequence ATGAAAAAATATATAAAATTAACAATACTTTGTAGCTCACTACTATTATATTGTTGTAGTGGACACGAACTAAGTATGGTACCAAAAAATACAGTATTTACTAGTAATCCTAAAAATAATCATTTTACTAATCTACAAGAAGGTAACAAAGAAGAGCGAAATAGTGAAGAAAAACCAAAAGAAGTGATTACTTTAACTGATGATGAACAACACAAGTTCAACATATTCAATTTTAGTTTAAATCTTTATATAAATAAAAACGTAAGCGATACAAGCCCAGAACATCCAGCTTATCAAGAATTTAAAGATAAAATAAAAAAATACAAAAACTTTCTAAATTGGATTTCAAAAGACATACAAAAACAAAAAGAATTGGCTAATGCTTTTACTACTGTTTATAATATTTTAAAATCTAAAAAGGAAAAATACACAAATCTTACTGCAAATGATATCACTCTTGAACAATATATAACTGATGACATAAACAAGAATCTTGATCCCTCCCTAACTGATCCAAATCATAGCGATATAAGCAATCTTTTTAATCATATTGAACCTAATCTTTATTTGTCTCCTGAAACTGATAACAACAAAATACTGAAATTGTTTAAAGAAGGACTTATAAATAAAAGTTATTCACTAAATGCAACTTTAAGATGGTAA
- a CDS encoding tyrosine-type recombinase/integrase has product MKGKHLINCNLNLKIKELEMQNQRLSEELTLIKSQSKTRHTKKLSPPLRFYLNDKTIRLVKRSIERLKSLDPISGWFVHLLSITGCRGVEMQNVKLTDIYKETCSNGEVFYSIRVNVAKKRSNICIREVVISKSEFKSIMQAHQNYFLSKGKDTRRTYLFQKSKLKFRDNKINITEISKQFKELLIKGGFKHRKSLHILRNIFIASLKSRGYNSFEIKELMKYSSTSEIDNVYGLSSASKIQAYKDIKTSLK; this is encoded by the coding sequence ATGAAAGGGAAACATTTAATTAACTGCAATCTTAACTTAAAAATTAAAGAATTAGAAATGCAAAATCAACGCTTAAGTGAAGAATTAACTTTAATTAAAAGTCAAAGCAAAACTAGACATACTAAAAAATTATCCCCCCCTTTAAGATTTTATCTAAATGACAAGACAATTAGACTTGTAAAACGCTCTATAGAGAGACTTAAAAGTCTAGACCCCATTTCAGGATGGTTTGTACACTTACTCTCAATTACTGGTTGTAGGGGTGTTGAGATGCAAAATGTAAAACTTACTGACATATATAAAGAGACGTGTAGTAATGGTGAAGTATTTTATTCTATTCGCGTTAATGTAGCTAAAAAACGTAGCAATATCTGTATTAGAGAAGTAGTCATTAGTAAATCTGAATTTAAATCTATAATGCAAGCCCATCAAAACTACTTTTTATCTAAAGGAAAAGACACAAGACGTACATATCTATTTCAAAAAAGTAAACTTAAATTTCGTGACAATAAAATTAACATAACTGAAATTTCAAAACAGTTTAAGGAATTACTCATTAAGGGAGGATTTAAACATCGCAAATCTTTGCATATACTTCGTAATATATTTATAGCATCACTAAAGTCTAGAGGATATAATTCATTTGAAATTAAAGAACTTATGAAATATTCATCTACTTCTGAGATTGATAATGTTTATGGTCTCTCAAGTGCAAGTAAAATACAGGCTTACAAAGATATCAAAACTAGCTTGAAATAA
- a CDS encoding DNA adenine methylase, which produces MISLFPKHTQYIEGFFGTGAVFFAKPLAHYNILNDNSKFIYKFFYILRQDPELLYNRVRDAIIYDSIIDENRDKIEYMVLRCLYSLYGSSSSTMKLDRSNAKRLFLENLQIYKSRFKEMLDNAIFTSRDIFKFLAALPNRDKVSSTFVYLDPPYSISHGNLADNRGWNLDSLERLIIELKRYNWHFAVSEFDDLRVVKLFLKHNLFINYVARSTGIASIFKQTKHELLATSYKTNRSSMDLKSIRYA; this is translated from the coding sequence ATTATAAGTCTTTTTCCTAAGCATACTCAGTATATTGAAGGATTTTTTGGTACAGGAGCAGTATTTTTTGCAAAACCATTAGCCCATTATAATATACTTAATGATAATTCTAAATTTATATATAAGTTTTTCTATATCTTAAGACAAGATCCTGAGTTGCTTTACAATCGTGTAAGAGATGCGATTATTTATGACAGCATAATTGATGAGAACAGAGACAAAATTGAGTACATGGTGCTTAGATGTTTATATTCACTTTATGGTTCATCTAGTTCAACTATGAAGTTGGATCGAAGTAATGCCAAGAGATTGTTTTTAGAAAACCTTCAAATTTATAAGTCTAGATTTAAAGAGATGCTTGATAATGCAATATTTACATCACGAGATATATTTAAATTTTTAGCTGCACTACCTAATCGAGACAAGGTAAGCTCAACATTTGTATATCTTGACCCTCCATATTCAATTTCTCATGGGAATCTTGCTGATAATCGTGGATGGAATTTAGATTCTCTAGAGAGACTTATTATAGAGCTTAAGAGATATAACTGGCATTTTGCAGTAAGTGAATTTGATGATTTAAGAGTAGTTAAGCTTTTCTTAAAGCATAATCTTTTCATAAACTATGTAGCACGCTCAACTGGTATAGCAAGTATTTTCAAGCAAACTAAACATGAGCTACTAGCTACTTCATACAAAACTAATAGGTCAAGTATGGATTTAAAGAGTATTCGTTATGCTTGA
- a CDS encoding DUF261 family protein: MKITQNNPNLVSAVRQWGCYFLSLHYYVSVFKKLQFSVLDINRNYHNFVKSGCMRSNCYILNPCAVLRRFDISASVRWEGPAYRCLDGEFEISEVKIKNTPGYHFIATNLSSVLYDSLTLKERGVEYEITSRRIFKKY, encoded by the coding sequence ATGAAAATAACGCAAAATAACCCAAATTTAGTCTCAGCAGTACGTCAGTGGGGATGTTACTTTTTATCTCTTCATTATTACGTATCAGTTTTTAAAAAGTTGCAGTTTAGTGTTCTTGATATAAATAGGAATTATCATAACTTTGTTAAGTCAGGGTGTATGAGAAGTAATTGTTATATTCTAAATCCATGCGCTGTGCTGAGACGGTTTGATATCAGTGCAAGTGTGAGGTGGGAGGGACCTGCTTACAGATGTTTAGATGGAGAATTTGAGATAAGTGAAGTTAAAATAAAAAATACACCAGGATATCATTTTATAGCAACTAATTTGTCATCTGTGCTTTATGATTCACTGACACTTAAAGAGCGGGGAGTTGAATATGAGATTACATCAAGGAGAATATTTAAGAAATATTGA
- a CDS encoding single-stranded DNA-binding protein, whose protein sequence is MFDINSLSMSGRLTRNCEVIYTSNSFPILKFTLANNRGVKKNNCVTRQAQFFDCVIFGARAESLAALLKRGVQVVLSGALSYSSWNDKRTGEGKSKYSILVNDICVLNSSIKTQDINESKLEDEFYEDIPF, encoded by the coding sequence GTGTTTGATATTAACTCGTTAAGTATGTCTGGTCGTTTAACAAGAAACTGTGAGGTTATTTATACTAGTAATAGTTTTCCTATATTAAAATTTACACTAGCTAATAATAGAGGTGTAAAGAAGAATAACTGTGTGACAAGACAGGCTCAATTTTTTGACTGTGTGATTTTTGGAGCTAGAGCTGAGAGTCTTGCTGCTTTACTTAAACGAGGGGTTCAAGTTGTACTTAGTGGAGCCCTATCTTATTCAAGTTGGAATGATAAGCGTACAGGTGAGGGTAAGAGTAAATACAGTATTTTGGTAAATGATATTTGCGTCTTAAACTCATCAATTAAAACACAAGATATTAATGAGAGTAAGCTTGAAGATGAGTTTTATGAAGATATTCCTTTTTAG